One Bacteroidota bacterium genomic window carries:
- a CDS encoding glycosyltransferase family 4 protein encodes MRVLMFGWEFPPHISGGLGTACHGLTRGLHSLGDVEVLFVIPKAYGNETSDTVELIGANTVDLGSRKKDYRKYLEKIHFIEVESNLRAYATPEEYHKTAEEYKTLDKQVELIDTRLGRTLDFQGGYGGNLYQEIANYAVVAGVLAKKYDFDVIHCHDWLTFPAGIAARNASGKPLVIHVHATDFDRSGGSVNPGVYNIERQGIEASDCIVAVSNLTRNTLIQNYGADPAKVHTVYNAVEPINREAIKAKKGITDKIVTFLGRVTLQKGPGYFIEAAHKVLQKTSDVSFVMAGSGEMLNQMVQRVAQLRIGDKFHFTGFLKGDEVLELYEMSDVYVMPSVSEPFGISPLEAMQSNVPVIISKQSGVAEVLHHAVKVDFWDIDAIADAIYSIISYQGLSSHFRAHGKSEVENLRWEQSAARVRDLYSKLISQ; translated from the coding sequence ATGAGAGTATTAATGTTTGGTTGGGAATTTCCTCCCCACATATCTGGCGGACTCGGAACCGCCTGTCACGGATTAACCAGAGGCTTGCACTCTCTGGGTGATGTTGAAGTGCTTTTTGTAATTCCTAAAGCCTATGGCAACGAAACTTCCGATACAGTGGAATTGATTGGTGCCAATACCGTCGACCTGGGATCGCGAAAAAAGGATTACCGCAAGTACCTCGAGAAAATTCACTTCATTGAGGTCGAATCGAACCTGCGGGCTTATGCTACACCCGAAGAGTACCATAAGACTGCCGAAGAATACAAGACCCTCGATAAACAGGTAGAGCTGATTGATACCCGACTGGGCCGAACCCTCGATTTTCAGGGAGGTTATGGCGGCAACCTGTACCAGGAAATCGCCAATTATGCTGTAGTGGCCGGGGTCCTTGCTAAAAAGTACGATTTCGATGTCATCCATTGCCACGACTGGTTAACCTTTCCTGCTGGCATCGCTGCCCGCAATGCCTCCGGAAAACCCCTGGTAATTCATGTGCATGCCACCGACTTCGACCGTAGCGGCGGGAGTGTGAATCCGGGGGTATACAACATCGAGCGGCAAGGGATAGAAGCCAGTGATTGTATTGTAGCCGTGAGCAATCTTACACGCAATACGCTTATCCAAAATTATGGTGCAGATCCCGCCAAAGTGCATACTGTATACAATGCAGTGGAACCCATCAACAGAGAGGCAATTAAAGCCAAAAAAGGCATTACGGACAAAATTGTAACCTTTTTAGGTCGGGTAACCCTCCAGAAAGGACCCGGTTATTTTATCGAAGCAGCCCATAAAGTCTTGCAAAAAACTTCCGATGTTAGTTTTGTAATGGCAGGTAGCGGCGAAATGCTGAACCAAATGGTACAGCGGGTTGCCCAATTGCGCATTGGCGACAAGTTTCATTTTACAGGTTTTCTGAAAGGTGATGAGGTGCTTGAGTTGTACGAAATGAGCGATGTGTATGTCATGCCTTCAGTATCGGAACCATTTGGCATTTCGCCCCTCGAAGCCATGCAATCCAACGTTCCGGTAATTATTTCGAAACAATCGGGTGTTGCAGAAGTCTTGCATCACGCCGTGAAAGTTGATTTTTGGGATATCGATGCTATTGCCGATGCCATTTATTCCATTATCAGCTATCAGGGACTTTCATCGCATTTTAGAGCCCACGGAAAGAGTGAGGTAGAAAATTTACGATGGGAACAGTCGGCAGCGAGGGTGCGCGATTTATACTCTAAGCTAATATCACAATAA
- a CDS encoding TlpA family protein disulfide reductase: MNKFFRLAFLLLLSIKLISCRESKNFQIEGDLAMMQSAEIRLMHLGVDRANVVDSVFLESQTHFELGGELSEPSLYSLRIKDLGDIFLVVHPGDKIELQIADNLKPFAYTVSGSTDSRLVSELMIRHMRVRDEITRISQLYEESKLNALTFESRKQELDSLYDDLLLRHKQFSQSFIEQNPGSLACLFALYQNFGRTKDQALFDSYHDIKIFNLVDSNLTLRYPKTQAVQALNRDVTEIKEQFKQKNYSEQLISPGRKAPEFEITTVDSQLIRLSDYQYEPVVYIFFATWNKNSVQEVLALNQLIQKYPFQRLNVVGISFDTRSDSLQAFIQRHAIRFPVACDYQYWESAYVNQFGLLAIPDILLLNRSHMVDKRNLSTAELEQIITEWKKNNLF; this comes from the coding sequence ATGAACAAATTCTTCAGGCTTGCTTTTCTCCTGCTCCTTTCGATTAAACTGATTTCTTGCAGGGAATCCAAAAACTTTCAGATAGAAGGCGATCTGGCTATGATGCAATCTGCCGAAATCAGGTTAATGCACCTGGGTGTGGACCGTGCCAATGTGGTTGACTCGGTTTTTCTGGAATCGCAAACCCATTTCGAACTGGGTGGCGAGCTTTCGGAACCATCGCTCTATTCGCTACGCATTAAAGACTTGGGTGATATTTTTCTGGTGGTGCATCCGGGCGATAAAATTGAGCTCCAAATAGCCGACAACCTAAAACCTTTTGCTTACACCGTAAGCGGCTCGACCGATTCGAGACTGGTGAGCGAATTAATGATTCGTCACATGCGTGTACGGGACGAAATTACCCGCATTAGCCAGCTTTACGAAGAGAGCAAACTTAATGCGCTTACATTCGAATCGCGTAAACAGGAACTGGACAGTCTTTACGATGATCTTTTGCTCCGGCACAAGCAATTCAGCCAAAGCTTTATTGAGCAAAATCCAGGCTCACTGGCCTGTTTATTTGCCTTGTATCAGAATTTTGGGCGCACAAAAGATCAGGCACTTTTCGATTCATATCACGACATTAAAATATTCAACCTGGTCGATAGTAACTTAACTTTGCGCTATCCTAAAACCCAGGCGGTGCAAGCTCTTAACCGCGATGTGACCGAAATTAAGGAACAGTTTAAACAAAAAAATTACAGCGAACAACTAATTAGTCCCGGCAGAAAAGCTCCTGAATTTGAAATCACTACGGTTGACAGTCAGCTTATCCGTTTGTCGGATTATCAGTACGAACCTGTGGTGTATATCTTTTTTGCAACATGGAACAAGAATTCTGTGCAAGAGGTACTTGCCTTGAACCAATTGATACAAAAATATCCCTTTCAGCGACTGAATGTGGTGGGTATCTCCTTCGATACACGGTCCGACAGCTTGCAGGCATTTATTCAACGACATGCTATCCGATTTCCTGTGGCTTGTGATTACCAGTATTGGGAATCGGCCTATGTGAACCAGTTTGGCTTATTAGCTATTCCGGATATTTTGCTGCTTAACCGAAGTCACATGGTCGATAAACGTAACCTTAGCACCGCGGAACTGGAACAAATAATTACCGAATGGAAAAAAAACAATTTATTCTAA
- a CDS encoding glycogen debranching enzyme family protein produces the protein MSYLNYNKEALVNLEYSLGREILRSNRAGAYASYSLSGCNTRKYHGLLICPVEKLGGEHFVLLSGVDITLSRGTDSFNLAMHQYEGDIFSPRGHKYLQDFNWQKIPQELYRIGSIQLLRETILVDHENQIFIRYTLLESDKQLSMRLSPFLAYRNIHALSKANGHVNTDFAVVSNGIKTTMYSGFPAISIQLSKANTFHSNPDWYYNIEYTEERRRGYEYREDLYVPGSFEVTLKKGESLIFSASTGTPDPANFQSKFEEIKESRILSDSFQACLRNSARQFIQTHRKGTYIKAGYHWYNIRARDTFASLPGLTLACGDTTNFFQVADTMVATLKNGLFPDEAVPGQREYLSADASLWFIWALQQAYTTTGDAKGLWLRYSKAIKSILAAYQKGTQYNIFTADNGLLLTSEMGMALSWMNAKVYGTPVTPRSGYCVEINALWFNAVCFSLFLADAGKDANFARKWNKWPQRIANAFILHFWNEEKEYLCDYFHDQFTDWSIRPNQVIAAAMTYSPLNKDMKHSILETVRKHLLTPRGLRTLAPGTEEYRGHYSGNYEEREKAFQQGSAWPCLLEHYSEAYLNLYGKSGLSHVKQILSEFEPALREHGLGTISELYDGDPPYKPGGAISFAWSVASLLRIMEQIEKTE, from the coding sequence ATGAGTTACTTGAATTATAATAAAGAAGCGCTGGTTAACCTCGAGTATTCGCTTGGGCGGGAGATATTGCGCAGCAACAGAGCCGGAGCCTATGCCAGCTATAGCCTTTCGGGATGCAATACCCGCAAATACCATGGTTTATTAATCTGTCCGGTGGAGAAATTGGGTGGCGAACATTTTGTACTTCTCTCAGGTGTCGACATTACCCTCTCGCGCGGCACCGATTCGTTCAACCTGGCAATGCACCAATACGAAGGCGATATTTTCAGTCCTCGCGGCCATAAGTACCTTCAGGATTTTAATTGGCAGAAGATACCTCAAGAACTCTATCGGATCGGGAGCATACAATTGCTCCGCGAAACCATTCTGGTTGATCATGAAAACCAGATTTTTATCCGGTACACCCTACTTGAAAGCGATAAACAGCTTAGCATGCGCTTGTCGCCTTTTCTGGCATACCGCAACATTCATGCTCTTAGCAAGGCAAACGGGCATGTGAATACTGATTTCGCTGTCGTAAGCAATGGCATCAAAACAACTATGTACAGCGGCTTTCCGGCAATCAGCATACAACTCTCAAAGGCGAATACTTTTCACTCAAACCCCGATTGGTATTACAACATCGAATATACCGAAGAACGCAGGCGTGGGTATGAATACCGCGAGGATTTGTATGTACCAGGCAGTTTTGAGGTAACACTCAAGAAAGGGGAATCGCTTATTTTCTCTGCTTCGACGGGTACTCCGGACCCTGCAAATTTCCAGAGTAAATTCGAGGAGATTAAAGAAAGCCGCATATTGAGCGATTCTTTTCAGGCATGTCTGCGAAACAGCGCTCGCCAATTTATTCAAACCCACAGAAAAGGTACTTATATAAAGGCCGGGTATCATTGGTACAATATCAGAGCCCGCGATACTTTTGCTTCCTTGCCAGGTCTTACTCTTGCTTGTGGCGATACAACCAACTTTTTCCAAGTCGCCGATACCATGGTTGCAACGCTCAAGAATGGCTTGTTCCCCGACGAGGCTGTTCCTGGGCAAAGGGAATACCTCAGTGCCGATGCTTCGCTCTGGTTTATCTGGGCTCTTCAGCAAGCCTATACAACTACCGGCGATGCAAAGGGTTTATGGCTAAGATATTCCAAAGCTATAAAAAGCATTTTGGCAGCCTATCAAAAAGGCACCCAGTATAATATTTTCACAGCCGACAATGGTCTGCTATTAACCAGCGAAATGGGAATGGCTCTGAGTTGGATGAATGCAAAAGTCTACGGAACACCAGTTACACCCAGATCGGGGTACTGTGTCGAAATCAATGCGCTGTGGTTTAATGCAGTTTGCTTTAGCCTATTTTTAGCCGATGCCGGAAAGGATGCAAACTTTGCCCGTAAATGGAATAAATGGCCGCAAAGAATTGCCAATGCCTTTATCCTGCATTTCTGGAACGAAGAAAAGGAGTATTTATGCGATTATTTTCACGATCAATTCACCGATTGGAGCATACGCCCCAATCAGGTTATTGCCGCTGCCATGACCTATTCGCCGCTCAATAAAGATATGAAGCACAGTATACTGGAAACCGTGCGTAAACATCTGCTTACCCCAAGAGGATTAAGGACCCTGGCACCCGGAACGGAAGAATACCGCGGACACTATTCAGGCAACTACGAAGAGCGTGAAAAGGCCTTTCAACAAGGTAGTGCATGGCCCTGTCTGTTAGAGCATTATAGCGAAGCCTATCTGAACCTGTATGGTAAAAGTGGGCTTTCTCATGTAAAACAAATACTATCTGAATTCGAACCCGCTTTGCGCGAACATGGTCTGGGCACTATTTCAGAACTCTACGATGGTGATCCGCCCTACAAACCAGGCGGTGCTATATCCTTTGCCTGGAGCGTAGCTTCTTTATTGCGAATCATGGAGCAAATTGAAAAAACCGAGTAA